The proteins below are encoded in one region of Sandaracinaceae bacterium:
- a CDS encoding GRAS family protein yields the protein MEDAADGHLDRGVLRELIDTLHDTRDPEALTLLAFARALARRDQALHDHANLYLRQLAVPQIELFQMLGAALPPVVDASRLVRDQLRFALEGAEAVTLVSIGCGTGQREAELLSGLGARRWHVFLVEPNADCLEQATRAVHDAADRAGASLALQPVWEVAEYLPPSFFEAVAMAPAPRAVMASFALHHMGDLEARDSRADLFHAFFEAGIDVVSIAEPSSDHRAACLRERFENARRHFGQAFRHIDAQPIGADHKARVKLMFFGRELEDILGRDEDRVEQHEPAQRWVERVERAGFAPPPWLARFESGRTCRISPHALGFGDTDDPLIAVVAGVRA from the coding sequence GTGGAGGACGCCGCCGACGGTCACCTGGACCGGGGCGTGCTCCGCGAGCTCATCGACACACTCCACGACACGCGTGACCCCGAAGCGCTGACGCTGCTCGCGTTCGCCCGTGCCCTCGCCCGGCGTGATCAGGCGCTTCACGACCACGCCAACCTCTACCTGCGTCAGCTCGCGGTCCCGCAGATCGAGCTGTTCCAGATGCTGGGCGCCGCGCTGCCCCCCGTGGTCGACGCGTCCCGGCTGGTGCGCGACCAGCTTCGCTTCGCGCTCGAGGGCGCAGAGGCGGTCACGCTCGTCTCGATCGGCTGCGGGACCGGGCAGCGCGAGGCCGAGCTCCTCTCCGGGCTCGGGGCTCGTCGCTGGCACGTGTTCCTGGTGGAGCCGAACGCCGACTGCCTGGAGCAGGCCACGCGCGCCGTGCACGACGCCGCGGACCGGGCGGGGGCGAGCCTCGCGCTCCAGCCGGTCTGGGAGGTCGCCGAGTATCTGCCACCGTCGTTCTTCGAGGCCGTCGCGATGGCGCCGGCGCCGCGCGCGGTCATGGCGTCGTTCGCGCTGCACCACATGGGCGACCTGGAGGCGCGCGACTCGCGCGCGGATCTGTTCCACGCCTTCTTCGAGGCGGGCATCGACGTGGTCTCGATCGCGGAGCCGAGCTCGGACCACCGCGCGGCGTGCCTGCGCGAGCGCTTCGAGAACGCGCGCCGGCACTTCGGACAGGCCTTCCGCCACATCGACGCGCAGCCCATCGGGGCCGATCACAAGGCGCGCGTGAAGCTGATGTTCTTCGGCCGGGAGCTCGAGGACATCCTCGGGCGAGACGAGGACCGCGTGGAGCAGCACGAGCCGGCGCAGCGCTGGGTGGAGCGCGTCGAGCGGGCCGGCTTCGCGCCGCCGCCGTGGCTCGCGCGCTTCGAGTCGGGTCGCACCTGCCGCATCTCCCCGCACGCGCTGGGCTTCGGCGACACGGACGACCCGCTGATCGCCGTGGTGGCCGGGGTCCGCGCCTGA
- a CDS encoding VWA domain-containing protein — MHSTRHLGILLMALSAVACGSKSQLLVPEPVEDGGVVIFDSGTDSGIDSGLDGGPTPDECIELPFMDPPSELRVSFVAQIQSAEIFFLVDVTGSMSDEIMQIRDNLRSVIIPGLGDSIPDIRVGVGHFADFPETALGYGAEGDEVFRLLQAQTNDLERVQIAVDDLPLQSGSDTPESMVEALYQVATGEGIGEYVRPRSCGPGLVGYPCFREGEPPIILAFTDAPSHNGPGGDETYSGIRPTPHTYDQTVTALRAIGAKVLGLNSGDFGETGRAHLTALARDTGAVRPDGTPLVFDIGRDGRELGPSVIEAVRILVEEVPIDVDVVLEDFPGDEVDATGFVQEIVAFSATPADGAVARGDRFDDVRPGTRVEFRILLANDRIPQTDVGQSFFLNVILRGDGINNLRETLVQIAIPPRGGGVVCP; from the coding sequence ATGCATTCGACGCGACACCTCGGGATCTTGCTGATGGCGCTCTCCGCCGTCGCGTGCGGATCCAAGAGTCAGCTCCTCGTCCCCGAGCCCGTGGAGGACGGCGGCGTCGTGATCTTCGACTCCGGGACCGACTCGGGGATCGACTCCGGCCTCGACGGGGGCCCGACGCCGGACGAGTGCATCGAGCTGCCCTTCATGGATCCGCCGAGCGAGCTCCGCGTGTCCTTCGTCGCGCAGATCCAGAGCGCGGAGATCTTCTTCCTCGTCGACGTGACGGGGAGCATGAGCGACGAGATCATGCAGATCCGCGACAACCTGCGCAGCGTGATCATCCCGGGCCTCGGCGACTCCATCCCGGACATCCGCGTCGGCGTCGGCCACTTCGCCGACTTCCCGGAGACCGCGCTCGGCTACGGCGCCGAGGGCGACGAGGTCTTCCGGCTGCTGCAGGCCCAGACCAACGACCTCGAGCGCGTGCAGATCGCGGTCGACGATCTCCCGCTGCAGAGCGGGAGCGACACCCCCGAGTCGATGGTCGAGGCGCTCTACCAGGTAGCGACCGGCGAGGGCATCGGCGAGTACGTGCGGCCGCGGAGCTGCGGCCCCGGCCTCGTCGGCTACCCCTGCTTCCGGGAGGGCGAGCCCCCGATCATCCTCGCCTTCACCGACGCGCCCAGCCACAACGGGCCCGGCGGCGACGAGACCTACTCCGGCATCCGCCCGACGCCTCACACCTACGACCAGACGGTCACCGCGCTCCGCGCGATCGGGGCGAAGGTGCTGGGCCTGAACTCGGGCGACTTCGGCGAGACGGGCCGCGCGCATCTCACGGCGCTGGCTCGCGACACGGGCGCGGTCCGGCCGGACGGCACCCCGCTCGTCTTCGACATCGGCCGCGACGGGCGCGAGCTCGGCCCGTCGGTCATCGAGGCGGTGCGCATCCTGGTCGAGGAGGTCCCGATCGACGTCGACGTGGTGCTCGAGGACTTCCCGGGTGACGAGGTCGACGCGACCGGCTTCGTGCAGGAGATCGTCGCCTTCAGCGCCACGCCCGCCGACGGCGCCGTCGCTCGCGGCGACCGCTTCGACGACGTCCGGCCCGGCACGCGCGTCGAGTTCCGGATCCTCCTCGCCAACGACCGCATCCCGCAGACCGACGTGGGGCAGAGCTTCTTCCTCAACGTCATCCTGCGCGGCGACGGCATCAACAACCTGCGCGAGACCCTCGTGCAGATCGCCATCCCGCCCCGCGGCGGCGGCGTCGTCTGTCCCTGA
- a CDS encoding MFS transporter — MSGLPARVTRSARLAFGASGLAQNVIGTCLGVHLFVFYTDVVGLSPLWVSGGLFTATLWDAVSDVWMGRLSDRTPTSRRGWRAGRRRPYILMAALPVGVGVVLLLAPPRGLEGAALGLWFTGSLLFLFSAKTVAQVPALSLLPEMARGYAERTRLAASREQLGNVGDLMGLLLPPALMLALGFRGERELAREAFGIAGIVIGALAASALLITHRGTYEDPRARPSATPLPEALAALRDNAAFRVLLGASCLAALGLAFVQALFLYVLEHVMGERDPVVHMGAFAVNAGAAICSYPAWIRVSARWGKAAAFRLGLCLSSVAFVSVFFVGPGQRWALWAVMIFSGASNVGFWTLMHALSADVVDLDELTHGERREGLFAGFSALLRKCAFAAAAGGVGVGLWLIGYREQAAQSAETLFGLKLLFAGPPTALVLAALWVFRRFPLTRARQREVRRRLAARPRTVSSLPPARHTVARERLVG; from the coding sequence ATGAGCGGCTTGCCCGCGCGCGTCACGCGCTCCGCGCGCCTCGCGTTCGGCGCCTCCGGTCTGGCGCAGAACGTCATCGGCACCTGCCTCGGTGTGCACCTCTTCGTGTTCTACACCGACGTGGTCGGCCTCTCGCCCCTCTGGGTCAGCGGCGGGCTCTTCACCGCGACGCTCTGGGACGCCGTCAGCGACGTCTGGATGGGGCGACTGTCCGACCGGACGCCGACCTCGAGGCGCGGCTGGCGCGCGGGCCGTCGGCGCCCCTACATCCTGATGGCGGCGCTGCCGGTCGGCGTCGGGGTAGTGCTCTTGCTCGCGCCGCCCCGAGGCCTCGAGGGCGCCGCGCTCGGTCTCTGGTTCACCGGCTCGCTCCTCTTCCTCTTCAGCGCCAAGACCGTCGCGCAGGTCCCCGCGCTCAGCCTGCTGCCCGAGATGGCGCGGGGCTACGCCGAGCGGACCCGGCTCGCCGCCTCGCGCGAGCAGCTCGGCAACGTCGGCGATCTGATGGGGCTCCTGCTGCCGCCCGCCCTCATGCTCGCGCTGGGCTTCCGCGGGGAGCGCGAGCTGGCGCGTGAGGCCTTCGGCATCGCGGGGATCGTCATCGGGGCGCTCGCCGCGAGCGCGCTCCTGATCACCCACCGCGGCACCTACGAGGACCCCCGCGCGCGGCCCTCCGCGACGCCGCTGCCCGAGGCGCTCGCCGCCCTGCGCGACAACGCCGCCTTCCGCGTCCTGCTCGGGGCCAGCTGCCTCGCCGCGCTCGGCCTCGCCTTCGTGCAGGCGCTCTTCCTCTACGTGCTCGAGCACGTCATGGGCGAGCGCGACCCGGTCGTGCACATGGGCGCCTTCGCGGTCAACGCGGGCGCGGCGATCTGCAGCTACCCCGCGTGGATCCGCGTCTCCGCGCGCTGGGGCAAGGCGGCCGCGTTCCGGCTGGGCCTCTGCCTGAGCAGCGTGGCCTTCGTCAGCGTGTTCTTCGTCGGCCCCGGCCAGCGCTGGGCGCTCTGGGCCGTGATGATCTTCAGCGGCGCCTCGAACGTCGGCTTCTGGACGCTGATGCACGCGCTGAGCGCCGACGTGGTCGATCTCGACGAGCTCACGCACGGGGAGCGGCGCGAGGGGCTCTTCGCGGGCTTCTCCGCGCTGCTCCGGAAGTGCGCCTTCGCCGCCGCGGCGGGGGGCGTGGGGGTCGGGCTCTGGCTCATCGGCTACCGCGAGCAGGCCGCGCAGAGCGCCGAGACCCTCTTCGGGCTGAAGCTCCTCTTCGCGGGGCCCCCGACCGCGCTCGTGCTCGCCGCGCTCTGGGTGTTTCGCCGCTTCCCGCTGACCCGCGCCCGGCAGCGCGAGGTCCGGCGACGGCTCGCGGCGCGTCCGCGGACCGTGAGCTCGTTGCCACCCGCCCGGCACACCGTGGCACGCGAGCGCCTCGTGGGTTGA
- a CDS encoding serpin family protein, with translation MRLPITLALLLSACGSQETAIDPTPVEAPVDTAPTEESTVQDESEETPATAPAEPSAVFAASTRAFGADLYRRLRSREGNLVVSPGSIDIAFAMTFAGARGETAAQMARVFHFGQDGDALHAAAQAQLARWNDPDRDTYELRVANRIFAKQGMDIQPDFAAITRERYGAPMELISFSPPEAARAHINRWVAEQTRERIDELLPSGALDATTRMVLTNAVYFLGNWKTQFPEDATREEPFYVNGEGVPARTMHLTHSFGFAHRDGAQLLEMPYVGDALSMVIVLPDAQDGLPALEEGLTAEQLAQWTSDLEEQPVTVSLPRFRLEMDEPLELKETLRAMGMPLPFQADADFSGMSAPSDPDERLSIDEAYHMAFIEVTEAGTEAAAATAVVMGRGAGPAAAPPTRFTADHPFLFLIRDTQTGSILFMGRVNDPRP, from the coding sequence ATGCGTTTGCCCATCACCCTGGCGCTCCTTCTGAGCGCATGTGGATCGCAGGAGACCGCGATCGATCCGACGCCGGTAGAGGCCCCCGTCGACACCGCTCCCACCGAGGAATCGACCGTCCAGGACGAGAGTGAAGAGACGCCCGCCACCGCGCCGGCCGAGCCCAGCGCCGTCTTCGCCGCCTCCACACGCGCGTTCGGCGCCGACCTCTACCGGCGCCTCCGGTCGCGCGAGGGCAACCTCGTCGTGAGCCCGGGCAGCATCGACATCGCCTTCGCGATGACCTTCGCCGGCGCGCGCGGCGAGACGGCCGCGCAGATGGCCCGCGTCTTCCACTTCGGCCAGGACGGGGACGCGCTACACGCCGCGGCACAGGCGCAGCTCGCGCGCTGGAACGACCCGGACCGCGACACCTACGAGCTGCGCGTCGCCAACCGCATCTTCGCCAAGCAGGGCATGGACATCCAGCCGGACTTCGCCGCCATCACGCGCGAACGCTACGGCGCCCCGATGGAGCTGATCAGCTTCTCGCCCCCGGAGGCGGCGCGCGCCCACATCAATCGCTGGGTCGCCGAGCAGACGCGCGAGCGGATCGACGAGCTGCTCCCGAGCGGGGCGCTGGACGCGACGACGCGCATGGTCCTGACGAACGCCGTCTATTTCCTCGGGAACTGGAAGACGCAGTTCCCGGAGGACGCGACCCGCGAGGAGCCGTTCTACGTGAACGGCGAGGGCGTCCCGGCGCGCACCATGCACCTGACCCACTCGTTCGGCTTCGCGCACAGGGACGGCGCGCAGCTGCTCGAGATGCCCTACGTCGGCGACGCGCTCTCCATGGTGATCGTGCTCCCCGACGCGCAGGACGGCCTCCCCGCGCTCGAGGAGGGCCTGACCGCAGAGCAGCTCGCGCAGTGGACGAGCGACCTCGAGGAGCAGCCGGTCACCGTGTCCTTGCCCCGCTTCCGTCTCGAGATGGACGAGCCGCTCGAGCTGAAGGAGACGCTCAGGGCGATGGGCATGCCGCTGCCGTTCCAGGCGGACGCGGACTTCTCCGGCATGAGCGCGCCGTCGGACCCCGACGAGCGGCTGAGCATCGACGAGGCCTACCACATGGCCTTCATCGAAGTGACCGAGGCCGGCACCGAGGCCGCGGCCGCGACCGCCGTCGTGATGGGGAGAGGCGCCGGTCCAGCCGCCGCGCCGCCGACGCGCTTCACGGCCGATCACCCGTTCCTCTTCTTGATTCGCGACACGCAAACCGGGAGCATCCTGTTCATGGGTCGAGTGAACGACCCGCGACCGTGA
- a CDS encoding response regulator, giving the protein MKPTVLVVDDDARFRAMLTRAFETRGWEVTAVASGEEALEAARRESPEHALVDLRMPGMSGLELVDQLLAIDAATHVVLLTGYGSIATAVEAVRRGAVDYLTKPAEIDEILRAFQKKAGEAVEPPESVPSLARAEWEHINRVLTDCDGNISQAARLLGLHRRTLQRKLSKYPVSR; this is encoded by the coding sequence ATGAAACCCACGGTCCTGGTGGTCGATGACGACGCGCGCTTTCGCGCGATGCTGACCCGCGCCTTCGAGACGCGCGGCTGGGAGGTGACCGCGGTCGCCTCGGGGGAGGAGGCGCTCGAGGCCGCCCGCCGCGAGAGCCCCGAGCACGCGCTCGTCGATCTACGCATGCCCGGCATGAGCGGGCTGGAGCTCGTCGACCAGCTGCTCGCGATCGACGCGGCGACTCACGTGGTCCTCCTGACGGGCTATGGGAGCATCGCCACCGCGGTCGAGGCCGTGCGCCGCGGCGCGGTCGACTACCTGACGAAGCCGGCCGAGATCGACGAGATCCTGCGCGCGTTCCAGAAGAAGGCGGGCGAGGCGGTCGAGCCGCCAGAGAGCGTGCCGTCGCTCGCGCGCGCCGAGTGGGAGCACATCAACCGCGTGCTCACGGACTGCGACGGGAACATCAGCCAGGCGGCGCGCCTGCTCGGGCTGCATCGCCGCACCCTGCAGCGAAAGCTGTCGAAGTACCCGGTGAGCCGGTAG
- a CDS encoding HAMP domain-containing sensor histidine kinase, whose translation MRPHADVVGLSWLIRLRWLTLAAQGLALVSALTSARPPALWPPLVLLGLLALSNVVFALSRAAPPIGAVLVVDALSLTALLHLTGGPMNPFTALYFVFITMAAVLLGTRWVVALLACSIMGYAALFAIDDPVAHHAHDFRAHLRDMWIAFGVVAALVALFVTRLTSAIAQRDAALHDERERAARSAQVAALTGLAAGAAHELGTPINTMLLAAGELEDALRGRGLPETILADARLIRDEGRRCREVLQGLSEAGGEARGEGFAETTLAAIVDASLSRLGSERERVKVEGALEATAELPVSALATALRNLVRNALDASLEAGEPVALRVGVEPDEVRFEVTDRGVGMPAEVAARATDPFFSTKPEGRGMGLGLFLVRALAEQLGGSLEIESQPGRGTAVRLHVPRTPGRRMEP comes from the coding sequence ATGCGTCCGCACGCCGACGTCGTTGGTCTGAGCTGGCTCATCCGCCTGCGCTGGCTGACCCTCGCCGCGCAGGGCCTCGCGCTCGTGTCGGCCCTGACGAGCGCGCGCCCGCCTGCCCTGTGGCCGCCGCTGGTGTTGCTCGGGCTGCTGGCGCTCTCGAACGTCGTCTTCGCGCTCTCTCGCGCGGCGCCGCCCATCGGCGCGGTCCTGGTGGTCGACGCGCTCTCGCTCACCGCGCTGCTGCACCTGACGGGGGGGCCGATGAACCCGTTCACGGCGCTCTACTTCGTGTTCATCACCATGGCCGCGGTGCTGCTCGGGACGCGCTGGGTCGTCGCGCTGCTCGCCTGCTCGATCATGGGCTACGCGGCGCTGTTCGCGATCGACGATCCCGTCGCGCACCACGCGCACGACTTCCGCGCGCACCTCCGCGACATGTGGATCGCGTTCGGCGTGGTCGCCGCGCTCGTCGCGCTCTTCGTGACGCGTCTGACCTCCGCCATCGCGCAGCGGGACGCCGCGCTGCACGACGAGCGGGAGCGGGCGGCGCGGAGCGCGCAGGTGGCCGCGCTGACGGGCCTCGCGGCGGGGGCGGCGCACGAGCTCGGGACGCCGATCAACACCATGCTGCTCGCGGCGGGGGAGCTCGAGGACGCGCTGCGCGGGCGCGGGCTCCCGGAGACGATCCTCGCCGACGCGCGGCTCATCCGGGACGAGGGCCGGCGCTGCCGCGAGGTGCTCCAGGGGCTCAGCGAGGCGGGCGGCGAGGCGCGCGGAGAGGGCTTCGCGGAGACCACGCTCGCCGCGATCGTCGACGCCTCCCTCTCGCGCCTCGGGAGCGAGCGCGAGCGCGTGAAGGTCGAGGGCGCGCTCGAGGCGACGGCGGAGCTGCCCGTGAGCGCGCTCGCGACGGCGCTGCGCAACCTCGTCAGGAACGCCCTCGACGCGAGCCTCGAGGCGGGGGAGCCGGTGGCCCTGCGGGTCGGCGTCGAGCCGGACGAGGTCCGCTTCGAGGTCACGGATCGGGGCGTCGGCATGCCCGCGGAGGTCGCGGCGCGCGCCACCGATCCCTTCTTCAGCACCAAGCCCGAGGGGCGCGGCATGGGCCTCGGCCTCTTCCTCGTGCGCGCGCTCGCGGAGCAGCTCGGGGGGAGCCTCGAGATCGAATCGCAGCCCGGTCGCGGCACCGCCGTGAGGCTGCACGTCCCGCGCACGCCTGGTAGACGGATGGAGCCATGA
- a CDS encoding type II CAAX endopeptidase family protein: MRARLESLLDRYFPGMGWRPLYLTAAATWLMVLYHHHGGQYEAPTWFLEGSQSLLGIEVEELHRHLWSHASAIVLLMIAPLILCWVGERWSPIHLGFGVREAGPEILIVLGLWAAMVPLVWLVHDLPAFEQVYPRLAEAKDDVRLYLVFEGLYLFKWIAWEFFFRGFMLFAFQKDFFQRSILISTIPFTLMHYGKPELEMASAMIAGLVLCFIALRSRSIWPGVLLHWLVASTMDFMASSFWR, from the coding sequence GTGCGCGCGCGCCTCGAGAGCCTGCTTGATCGGTACTTCCCCGGCATGGGGTGGAGGCCGCTCTATCTGACGGCCGCCGCCACCTGGCTGATGGTCCTCTACCACCACCACGGCGGGCAGTACGAGGCGCCGACGTGGTTCCTCGAGGGCAGCCAGAGCCTGCTCGGCATCGAGGTGGAGGAGCTGCACCGCCACCTCTGGTCGCACGCGTCCGCGATCGTGCTCTTGATGATCGCCCCGCTGATCCTGTGCTGGGTCGGCGAGCGCTGGAGCCCCATCCACCTCGGCTTCGGCGTGCGCGAGGCGGGCCCGGAGATCCTGATCGTGCTCGGCCTGTGGGCGGCGATGGTCCCGCTGGTGTGGCTGGTGCACGACCTGCCGGCGTTCGAGCAGGTCTACCCGCGCCTCGCCGAAGCGAAGGACGACGTGAGGCTCTACCTCGTCTTCGAGGGCCTCTACCTCTTCAAGTGGATCGCGTGGGAGTTCTTCTTCCGCGGCTTCATGCTCTTCGCCTTCCAGAAGGACTTCTTCCAGCGCTCGATCCTGATCTCGACCATCCCCTTCACCCTGATGCACTACGGCAAGCCGGAGCTCGAGATGGCCTCGGCGATGATCGCCGGCCTGGTGCTCTGCTTCATCGCCCTGCGCAGCCGGAGCATCTGGCCCGGCGTGCTGCTTCACTGGCTCGTCGCGAGCACCATGGACTTCATGGCGTCGAGCTTCTGGCGCTGA
- a CDS encoding DTW domain-containing protein yields MGRQRTQPRCARCRLLDTDCVCALLWPVASRTRVVLVPHVREWRQPSNTGRLAVLGLWNSELAVWGRRAPRLDPSLLLREGETHLLLHPSEGARPIEPIEGRVRLLVPDGSWRRAGRIARRLAALPGVQPVRVDVGPHARLRRAPSPDKVHTAAAIAAALEALGDVDAAAALRASSEAMIARQLSARSSTP; encoded by the coding sequence ATGGGCCGCCAACGAACGCAGCCGCGGTGCGCGCGGTGCCGGCTGCTGGACACGGACTGCGTCTGCGCCCTGCTGTGGCCGGTCGCCTCCCGCACGCGCGTGGTCCTCGTGCCGCACGTGCGCGAGTGGCGGCAGCCGAGCAACACGGGGCGGCTCGCGGTGCTCGGGCTCTGGAACAGCGAGCTGGCGGTGTGGGGCCGGCGCGCGCCGCGGCTCGATCCCTCCCTGCTCCTGCGCGAGGGGGAGACGCACCTCCTGTTGCATCCGAGCGAGGGCGCGCGGCCGATCGAGCCCATCGAAGGGCGCGTGCGGCTCCTGGTCCCGGACGGCTCGTGGCGTCGCGCGGGGCGCATCGCACGTCGGCTCGCCGCGCTCCCGGGCGTGCAGCCGGTGCGGGTGGACGTCGGCCCGCACGCGAGGCTCCGCCGCGCTCCTTCCCCGGACAAGGTGCACACCGCGGCGGCGATCGCGGCCGCGCTCGAGGCGCTCGGGGACGTCGACGCGGCGGCCGCGCTCCGGGCGAGCAGCGAGGCGATGATCGCGCGTCAGCTCAGCGCCAGAAGCTCGACGCCATGA